A genome region from Chloroflexia bacterium SDU3-3 includes the following:
- a CDS encoding HAMP domain-containing histidine kinase yields the protein MQAILRYWNSYLQVRSSDIAKVTYYRILLMFLAFALVANTLMTMFDGFYFHQLSVFELLTSPVVLVACIVLTRQGLIWGPLIITSFSTISIVRAFVPETYAGVYPIIHVLFLVPPLLAIFFIHPWSGVPVVIIEIFALSWKALAATFPPQQVSIFFWIAISNILVASLPLMIIAYYLTKLLRELDQKVLIQSADLVHTSTEATYLRHEVDRALQVKEIFLRNLTHELRTPLNAILNFVEYVRRDGDLNDEQRFSVSRIRENAHTLNHMIDYMLESTYSESEMIDLHQEEISLGFLLESAQVLAERLVAGKDIRIVSDTSAVLPLVFVDVQRISEVFFHLLSNAAKFTEAGTITIRSHWQIGDPTIKIAVRDTGVGMPADQAAQLFQRAYQRSAFSGGLSLCERIITLHKGSIQVESMEGKGTTFTITLPTGV from the coding sequence ATGCAAGCGATACTGCGATATTGGAATAGCTATCTACAGGTTCGTTCGAGCGATATTGCGAAGGTTACCTACTACCGTATTTTGCTGATGTTCCTCGCATTTGCGCTGGTCGCTAATACGCTTATGACCATGTTTGACGGGTTCTACTTTCATCAACTTTCAGTATTTGAGCTATTGACCTCACCAGTAGTTTTGGTTGCATGTATCGTACTGACAAGACAGGGGTTGATCTGGGGACCGCTTATCATTACCTCTTTCTCAACCATATCTATTGTGCGCGCATTTGTCCCTGAGACCTACGCGGGCGTCTACCCGATCATTCATGTGCTCTTTCTTGTCCCACCGTTGCTTGCCATCTTTTTTATTCACCCATGGTCAGGTGTACCCGTAGTCATCATCGAGATCTTCGCCCTATCGTGGAAGGCGCTAGCGGCCACGTTCCCCCCTCAGCAGGTCAGCATCTTTTTCTGGATCGCCATATCAAATATTCTTGTCGCCAGCCTACCGCTCATGATCATCGCCTATTACCTGACAAAGCTGCTGCGCGAGCTGGATCAGAAAGTCCTTATCCAATCTGCAGATCTTGTGCATACCTCCACAGAGGCGACCTATTTACGCCATGAGGTAGACCGCGCACTGCAGGTCAAGGAGATCTTCCTGCGCAACCTGACCCATGAGCTTCGGACGCCGCTCAATGCGATCCTGAACTTCGTAGAATATGTGCGGCGGGATGGCGACCTGAATGATGAGCAGCGCTTCTCTGTCTCGCGCATACGAGAGAATGCCCATACGCTGAACCATATGATCGACTACATGCTAGAGTCAACCTACAGTGAGTCGGAGATGATCGATCTGCACCAAGAGGAGATATCGCTGGGATTTCTGCTGGAATCGGCACAGGTGCTGGCGGAGCGGCTTGTTGCGGGGAAGGATATACGCATCGTCAGCGACACTAGCGCGGTGCTTCCTCTGGTTTTCGTGGATGTGCAGCGGATATCGGAGGTATTTTTTCACCTGCTGTCGAATGCGGCAAAGTTCACCGAGGCGGGAACAATAACCATTCGCTCGCATTGGCAGATAGGAGATCCTACGATCAAGATTGCGGTGCGCGATACCGGTGTGGGCATGCCAGCAGATCAGGCCGCGCAGCTCTTTCAGCGGGCCTATCAGCGATCTGCGTTTAGCGGAGGCCTCTCGCTGTGCGAGCGGATCATCACGCTCCACAAGGGCAGCATCCAGGTTGAGAGCATGGAGGGTAAGGGCACCACATTCACGATCACGCTCCCGACTGGCGTTTAA
- a CDS encoding FkbM family methyltransferase produces MSAHEPILSRLRAHPFVADVSLAKADGTEQLVVVPKLAHAPVVADHERVQLSDTLAVITDNRREALSQYSEFFESPFLGPLTILPGDVVVDIGANIGMFSLYAQQHGARVYAVEPAPQTSRLLQLNIDMHQQASAPTAHVVEAGVGEENGTALFSYNQWSPAGSGFYSQEAQQHFIAAAKARIQKIRSQIPPSETQQSELLARYEQQIEQSTAVFSHTEVPIYTLHHLMSAYQIGHIDLLKVDAEGLELPILRQLDERDWASIYQLLVEVHDGGSYEPILTLLANHGFDTSASTTDDRGEGTYQIYAFQPGRAKQIAPAQSQTLAPVQLLTAEALMPLLGTGEAHHLVIADPVSGLATAADHDLSLREGRLRKLEAIFRELLGPEHIHEDFLQHGRSANQLFFLALRVYQELQILLPLPYLMEGPYTIRAIEQVIQRMDHASAS; encoded by the coding sequence ATGAGCGCACACGAACCCATCCTATCACGTCTTCGCGCCCACCCATTCGTTGCCGATGTCTCTCTCGCCAAAGCGGATGGCACCGAGCAGCTTGTGGTGGTGCCTAAGCTCGCACACGCACCTGTGGTGGCCGACCACGAGCGGGTCCAGCTATCGGATACGCTTGCGGTGATCACTGATAATCGGCGCGAGGCGCTCAGCCAGTACAGCGAATTCTTCGAGTCGCCCTTTCTCGGGCCGCTGACGATCCTGCCCGGCGACGTTGTTGTTGATATCGGCGCGAACATTGGGATGTTCTCGCTCTATGCCCAGCAGCACGGCGCTCGTGTGTATGCGGTCGAGCCAGCACCACAGACAAGCCGACTGCTCCAGCTGAATATCGATATGCACCAGCAGGCATCAGCCCCAACCGCGCATGTGGTTGAGGCGGGAGTCGGTGAGGAAAATGGGACCGCCCTATTTAGCTACAACCAGTGGAGTCCAGCTGGCTCTGGCTTCTACAGCCAGGAGGCACAGCAGCATTTTATCGCCGCGGCAAAGGCGCGCATCCAGAAGATCCGCTCCCAGATCCCCCCATCCGAAACCCAGCAGAGCGAGCTGCTGGCCCGTTATGAGCAGCAGATAGAGCAGAGCACCGCAGTGTTTTCGCATACCGAGGTGCCGATCTATACCCTCCACCACCTGATGAGCGCCTACCAGATAGGTCATATCGATCTGCTCAAGGTAGACGCCGAGGGGCTTGAGCTGCCTATCCTCCGCCAGCTTGATGAGCGCGATTGGGCCAGTATCTATCAGCTGCTTGTCGAGGTGCACGATGGCGGTTCTTACGAGCCAATCCTCACCTTGCTGGCGAATCACGGCTTTGATACGAGCGCCTCTACCACGGATGATCGCGGCGAAGGCACCTACCAGATCTACGCCTTCCAGCCAGGGCGTGCCAAACAGATCGCGCCTGCGCAGAGCCAAACGTTGGCACCAGTGCAGCTTTTGACCGCCGAGGCCCTAATGCCGCTCCTAGGCACAGGTGAGGCCCACCACCTGGTGATCGCCGATCCGGTGAGCGGCCTCGCCACAGCTGCCGACCATGATCTGAGCCTTCGTGAGGGGCGCCTGCGGAAGCTGGAGGCGATCTTTCGTGAACTGCTTGGCCCTGAGCACATACATGAGGATTTTCTCCAGCATGGTCGCTCGGCAAATCAGCTGTTTTTTCTGGCTCTGCGGGTCTACCAGGAGCTACAGATCCTCTTACCGTTGCCGTACCTGATGGAGGGGCCATATACTATTCGTGCGATCGAGCAGGTCATTCAGCGCATGGATCACGCTAGCGCCTCGTAG
- a CDS encoding response regulator, translating to MPPTSPLIAIVDDNEDNLYITARGARDAGIPRDRCHTYTSGDELLSAIQQQDAQCYTLILLDILMPRKDGFAILQELRRLPRCQTIRVVAMTANIMESDRHRYQAAGFDGLIGKPTDPDDLPHQILAALHGKELGWPNPQ from the coding sequence ATGCCTCCAACATCTCCGCTCATTGCGATTGTCGACGATAACGAGGATAATCTGTATATCACCGCCCGTGGCGCACGCGATGCGGGAATCCCGCGAGATCGATGCCACACCTATACGAGCGGCGATGAGCTTCTGTCCGCCATCCAGCAGCAGGATGCGCAATGCTATACCCTCATTCTGCTTGACATCCTGATGCCTCGGAAGGATGGCTTTGCTATACTGCAGGAGCTTCGCAGGCTCCCAAGGTGCCAAACGATCAGAGTAGTGGCCATGACCGCGAATATTATGGAGTCGGATAGGCATCGATATCAGGCTGCCGGATTCGATGGCCTGATCGGAAAGCCGACCGACCCCGACGATCTCCCCCACCAGATCTTAGCCGCCCTTCACGGCAAAGAGCTGGGCTGGCCAAACCCACAGTAG
- a CDS encoding sugar O-acetyltransferase → MRERMLAGDLYIADDPQLAAEGMRASKLTHQFNTGAPDDPTTWAAIRELVGTFGEGTFVKPPFACDYGYNIHIGARSFVNSGATMLDVAKITIGDDVQIGPNVQLLTPTHPLEPEPRRAKYEAAKPITIGDNVWLGGGVVVLPGVTIGENTVVGAGSVVTKDLPANVVAVGNPAKIIRKIEP, encoded by the coding sequence ATGCGCGAGCGCATGCTGGCGGGCGATCTCTACATTGCCGACGACCCGCAGCTGGCCGCCGAGGGCATGCGCGCATCCAAGCTGACCCACCAGTTCAACACCGGCGCTCCCGACGACCCTACGACCTGGGCGGCTATCCGCGAGCTAGTCGGCACCTTTGGCGAGGGCACCTTCGTGAAGCCGCCCTTCGCCTGCGACTACGGCTACAACATCCACATCGGCGCGCGCAGCTTTGTCAACTCGGGCGCGACCATGCTGGATGTGGCCAAGATCACCATCGGTGATGACGTGCAGATCGGCCCCAATGTGCAGCTGTTGACCCCCACCCACCCGCTCGAACCCGAGCCACGCCGCGCCAAGTATGAGGCCGCCAAGCCGATCACCATCGGCGATAATGTGTGGCTAGGCGGCGGCGTGGTGGTGCTACCGGGCGTCACCATCGGCGAGAACACCGTGGTGGGCGCTGGCTCGGTGGTGACCAAAGACCTGCCCGCGAACGTGGTGGCGGTAGGTAACCCTGCTAAAATTATCCGGAAGATCGAACCATAG
- a CDS encoding MarR family transcriptional regulator, giving the protein MGEEAAKQIRTAIALINQRMKQQLTERLQPYQITPQQARLIGFVGTKQEQGQTIYQRDIEEEFELRGPSVTSLLQGLERKGFIARRVDPSDERLKQVIILPKGLDLLHDFEAVFAQIDEQLMQGFSPDQQQQLAQALEHMAQNVV; this is encoded by the coding sequence ATGGGGGAAGAAGCAGCAAAACAGATCCGAACAGCCATAGCGCTGATCAACCAGCGCATGAAGCAGCAGCTCACCGAGCGGCTCCAGCCCTACCAGATCACCCCACAGCAGGCGCGGCTGATTGGCTTTGTGGGCACTAAGCAGGAACAGGGGCAGACCATCTACCAGCGGGATATCGAGGAGGAGTTTGAGCTACGCGGGCCGTCGGTCACGAGTCTGCTGCAAGGGCTGGAACGGAAGGGCTTTATTGCCCGTCGGGTCGATCCATCCGACGAGCGCCTGAAACAGGTGATTATTCTGCCCAAGGGCCTTGATCTACTCCACGATTTTGAGGCTGTATTTGCCCAGATAGATGAGCAGTTGATGCAGGGATTCAGCCCCGATCAGCAGCAACAGCTGGCACAGGCGCTTGAGCATATGGCGCAGAACGTGGTGTAG
- a CDS encoding amidohydrolase family protein codes for MITAITNARIFDGEQVIDAQTVVIDGSQIALVGDAVPAGATVVDASGATLLPGLIDAHVHTDVDGLRDALRFGITTELEMMGHWTAQERREVSGRDDLADVRSAGLGITPPGGHPDELMSGEIPPGYEGDNAHDHELPAVSTPEEAASMVAELVASGSDYIKIMIEEGSVLGAPGLPTPSMAVIETAVREAHRHGKLAIAHTLTADTTEQAIAAGVDGLAHVFLDRPHTPALVAAIATSGAFVTPCLCLNASIMGFSGAALAADPRVQPKLSQAWLDTLSSSFNTFPQGDFAAVLATVAALHAAGVDILVGTDVSMPLPHLGGLAHGVSVHHELQLLVRAGLTPVEALRAATSAPARRFGLADRGRIAPGLRADLLLVEGDPSSDISATLSIRAVWRRGVRQVV; via the coding sequence ATGATCACAGCGATCACAAACGCACGGATCTTTGACGGCGAGCAGGTTATCGACGCCCAGACAGTCGTGATCGATGGCAGCCAGATCGCCCTGGTGGGCGACGCTGTGCCCGCAGGAGCCACCGTGGTGGACGCCAGCGGTGCGACCCTACTGCCCGGCCTGATCGACGCTCACGTGCACACCGATGTGGATGGGCTACGCGACGCGCTGCGGTTTGGCATCACCACCGAGCTAGAGATGATGGGGCACTGGACCGCGCAGGAGCGCCGCGAGGTGTCCGGGCGCGACGACCTGGCCGATGTGCGCTCGGCGGGACTGGGCATCACGCCGCCCGGCGGGCACCCCGACGAGCTGATGAGCGGCGAGATCCCGCCCGGCTACGAGGGCGACAACGCGCACGACCACGAGCTGCCCGCGGTCTCCACGCCCGAGGAGGCGGCAAGCATGGTGGCCGAGCTGGTAGCCAGCGGCTCGGACTATATCAAGATCATGATCGAGGAGGGCAGCGTGCTGGGCGCGCCTGGGCTGCCCACGCCCAGCATGGCCGTGATCGAGACCGCCGTGCGCGAGGCCCACCGCCACGGCAAGCTGGCCATCGCCCACACGCTCACCGCTGACACCACCGAGCAGGCGATAGCCGCAGGGGTGGATGGCCTAGCCCATGTGTTTCTCGACCGCCCGCATACCCCGGCGCTGGTCGCGGCCATCGCCACCTCGGGCGCGTTCGTCACGCCCTGTTTATGCCTCAATGCCTCGATTATGGGCTTCAGCGGCGCAGCGCTGGCTGCCGACCCACGGGTGCAACCCAAGCTGAGCCAGGCCTGGCTGGACACGCTGTCGAGCAGCTTTAATACCTTTCCCCAGGGCGACTTTGCTGCGGTGCTAGCCACCGTCGCCGCGCTCCACGCCGCAGGCGTAGACATCCTGGTGGGCACCGATGTGTCGATGCCGCTGCCGCACCTGGGTGGCCTAGCCCATGGGGTCAGTGTGCACCACGAGCTGCAGCTGCTGGTGCGCGCGGGCCTGACGCCCGTCGAGGCGCTGCGGGCAGCCACATCGGCGCCTGCGCGGCGCTTCGGGCTAGCCGACCGTGGGCGAATCGCGCCAGGGCTGCGCGCCGACCTGCTGCTGGTGGAGGGCGACCCCAGCAGCGACATCAGCGCCACGCTCTCGATCCGCGCGGTGTGGCGGCGCGGGGTGCGCCAGGTGGTCTAG
- a CDS encoding ABC transporter ATP-binding protein, translated as MIKKLLGYVGEYRMYAIATPLFIIGEVIMEVLIPLVMAHIIDTGIQGSGGIGYTIKMGGLMVVMALISLLFGAAAGRTAAVAAMGFARNLRNDLFNKVQDFSFSNVDKFSTGSLVTRLTTDVTNTQNAFMMILRLGFRAPIMFISACVLAVFVNPRLSLIFLVAIPLLGTALFLIISKAHPRFLRMMKTYDKLNTVVQENLVGIRVVKAFVREPHENAKFSATADEVRRAQVFAEKLVILNMPIMQLSMYACIVAVLWFGGNMVVGGSFAIGQLSSFISYNGQILMSLMMLSMIFIISIISYASVDRIMEVLNEQPDIRDAEGAADVRLRDGSIEFRDVSFSYTGDASNPTLAHVSLRIESGQTIGIIGGTGSAKTSLVQLIPRLYDTLGGELLVGGHSVRDYPLHTLRSDVAMVLQKNVLFSGSIRDNIRWGDHDATDEQIIEACKAAQAHDFIMSFPDGYDTDLGQGGVNVSGGQKQRLCIARALLKRPKIIILDDSTSAVDTATDSKIRAAFKEKLKDTTTIIIAQRITSVSEADKIIVLNDGQVDGFGTHSELMAQNEIYREVYMSQQKGVEQYAGTNA; from the coding sequence ATGATCAAAAAATTACTAGGCTATGTCGGCGAGTATCGCATGTACGCCATAGCCACCCCGCTCTTCATTATCGGCGAGGTCATCATGGAGGTGCTGATCCCCCTGGTGATGGCCCACATTATCGACACGGGCATCCAGGGCAGCGGCGGCATCGGCTACACCATCAAGATGGGCGGCCTAATGGTGGTGATGGCCCTGATCTCGCTGCTGTTTGGCGCGGCCGCCGGGCGCACCGCCGCCGTGGCCGCCATGGGCTTCGCCCGCAACCTGCGCAACGATCTGTTCAACAAGGTGCAAGATTTCTCGTTCTCGAACGTGGACAAGTTCTCCACCGGCTCGCTAGTCACACGGCTCACCACCGATGTCACCAACACCCAGAACGCCTTCATGATGATCCTGCGCCTAGGCTTCCGTGCGCCGATCATGTTCATCAGCGCCTGTGTGCTGGCAGTGTTTGTCAATCCACGGCTCTCGCTGATCTTCCTAGTGGCCATCCCGCTGCTGGGCACGGCGCTGTTCCTGATCATCAGCAAGGCCCACCCGCGCTTCCTGCGCATGATGAAGACCTACGACAAGCTCAACACGGTGGTGCAGGAGAACTTGGTGGGCATCCGGGTGGTCAAGGCCTTCGTGCGCGAGCCGCACGAGAACGCCAAGTTCAGCGCCACCGCCGACGAGGTGCGCCGCGCCCAGGTGTTCGCCGAGAAGTTGGTGATCCTCAACATGCCGATCATGCAGCTCTCCATGTACGCCTGTATCGTCGCCGTGCTGTGGTTTGGCGGCAACATGGTGGTGGGCGGCAGCTTCGCGATCGGCCAGCTCTCTAGCTTTATCAGCTACAACGGCCAGATCCTGATGTCGCTGATGATGCTCTCGATGATCTTCATCATCTCGATCATCTCCTACGCCTCGGTCGACCGGATCATGGAGGTGCTGAACGAGCAGCCCGACATTCGCGACGCCGAAGGCGCTGCCGACGTGCGGCTGCGCGATGGCTCGATCGAGTTCCGCGACGTGTCGTTCAGCTACACCGGCGACGCCAGCAACCCCACGCTCGCCCACGTGAGCCTGAGGATCGAGTCGGGGCAGACCATCGGCATCATCGGCGGCACTGGCTCGGCCAAGACCTCGCTGGTCCAGCTCATCCCACGGCTCTACGACACACTGGGCGGCGAGCTGCTGGTGGGCGGCCATAGTGTGCGCGACTACCCGCTGCACACCCTGCGCAGCGACGTGGCCATGGTGCTGCAGAAAAACGTGCTGTTCTCGGGCAGCATCCGCGACAACATCCGGTGGGGCGACCACGACGCCACCGACGAGCAGATCATCGAGGCGTGCAAGGCCGCGCAGGCCCACGACTTCATTATGTCGTTCCCCGACGGCTACGACACCGACCTGGGGCAGGGCGGCGTGAATGTCTCGGGCGGCCAGAAGCAGCGGCTCTGCATCGCGCGGGCGTTGCTCAAGCGCCCCAAGATCATCATCCTGGACGACTCGACCAGCGCCGTGGACACCGCCACCGACAGTAAGATCCGCGCGGCTTTTAAAGAGAAGCTGAAGGACACCACCACCATTATCATCGCCCAGCGGATCACATCCGTCTCCGAGGCCGACAAGATCATCGTGCTGAACGATGGCCAGGTCGATGGTTTCGGCACCCACAGCGAGCTGATGGCGCAGAACGAGATCTACCGCGAGGTCTACATGTCGCAGCAGAAAGGAGTGGAGCAGTATGCGGGGACCAACGCGTAA
- a CDS encoding ABC transporter ATP-binding protein — translation MRGPTRNQQQQQGQQGRSGKPKNVWKTLGRVFSYMAEYRALFVGVVVGIIFSASTQIVGTALLQRVIDNSLLPMLREGATPERMASFVGTLVAMAAIYLLGALCTYGYSRAMLYISTNTLLKLRRDLFTKMEALPIRYFDTHTHGELMSRYTNDTDTIREMLSNSVANFISSAITVVAAFSMLLYYSWQLTILVVLMLGVMMFTIQKIGGQSRIFFKKQQEELGKVNGYIEEMIEGQKVVKVFCHEEQTKREFHALNDGLREAATSANTFANILMPIMNNLSNILYALTTMVGSLLAIYGFLTTGAVVAFLQLTRNFTMPITQMSQQLNTVLSALAGAERIFEVIDEQPEADDGYVTLVNATLAPDGALAEAEGYTGTWAWRHPHRSDGRVTYTKVEGRVEFDNVVFGYEPNKTVLNGISLYAKPGQKIAFVGSTGAGKTTITNLINRFYDVPDGKIRYDGININKIKKDDLRRSLSMVLQDTHLFTGTIMENIRYGKLDATDEECIAAAKLANADFFIRHLPQGYETVLSADGTNLSQGQRQLLAIARAAVANPPVLILDEATSSIDTRTEALIEKGMDSLMEGRTVFVIAHRLSTVRNSNAIMVLEHGRIIERGNHDELIAQRGKYYQLYTGMFELS, via the coding sequence ATGCGGGGACCAACGCGTAATCAGCAGCAGCAACAGGGGCAGCAAGGGCGCAGCGGCAAGCCGAAAAATGTCTGGAAGACCCTGGGGCGGGTGTTTTCCTATATGGCCGAGTATCGCGCGCTGTTCGTCGGGGTGGTCGTTGGGATCATCTTCAGTGCCAGCACGCAGATCGTAGGCACCGCGCTGCTGCAGCGCGTGATCGACAACTCGCTGCTGCCCATGCTGCGCGAGGGGGCGACGCCCGAGCGCATGGCCAGCTTCGTGGGCACCCTGGTGGCCATGGCGGCGATCTACCTGCTGGGCGCGCTATGCACCTATGGCTACAGCCGCGCCATGCTCTACATCTCCACCAACACGCTGCTCAAGCTGCGGCGCGACCTGTTCACCAAGATGGAGGCGCTGCCCATCCGCTACTTCGACACCCACACCCACGGCGAGCTGATGAGCCGCTACACCAACGACACCGACACCATCCGCGAGATGCTGTCGAACAGCGTGGCCAACTTCATCTCATCGGCGATCACGGTGGTGGCGGCTTTCTCGATGCTGCTCTACTACAGCTGGCAGCTCACCATTTTGGTCGTCCTGATGCTGGGCGTGATGATGTTCACCATCCAGAAGATCGGCGGGCAGAGCCGCATCTTCTTCAAGAAGCAGCAGGAGGAGCTGGGCAAGGTCAACGGCTACATCGAGGAGATGATCGAGGGACAGAAGGTGGTGAAGGTGTTCTGCCACGAGGAGCAAACCAAGCGCGAGTTCCACGCCCTGAACGACGGGCTGCGCGAGGCCGCCACCAGCGCCAACACCTTCGCCAACATCCTGATGCCGATCATGAACAACCTGTCGAACATCCTCTACGCCCTCACCACCATGGTCGGCAGCCTGCTGGCGATCTACGGCTTCCTGACCACCGGCGCGGTGGTGGCCTTCCTGCAGCTCACCCGCAACTTCACCATGCCGATCACCCAGATGTCGCAGCAGCTGAACACCGTGCTCTCGGCGCTGGCCGGGGCCGAGCGGATCTTCGAGGTGATCGACGAGCAGCCCGAGGCCGATGACGGCTACGTGACGCTGGTGAACGCCACCCTCGCGCCCGACGGTGCGCTAGCCGAGGCCGAGGGATACACCGGCACATGGGCCTGGCGGCACCCCCACCGCTCCGACGGGCGCGTGACCTACACCAAGGTCGAAGGCCGCGTGGAGTTCGACAACGTGGTGTTCGGCTACGAGCCAAACAAGACCGTGCTAAACGGCATCTCGCTCTACGCCAAGCCGGGCCAGAAGATCGCCTTTGTTGGCTCGACCGGCGCGGGCAAGACCACGATCACCAACCTGATCAACCGCTTCTACGATGTGCCTGACGGCAAGATCCGCTACGACGGCATCAACATCAACAAGATCAAGAAGGATGACCTGCGCCGCTCGCTCTCCATGGTGCTTCAGGACACCCACCTGTTCACCGGCACGATCATGGAGAACATCCGCTACGGCAAGCTGGATGCGACCGACGAGGAGTGCATCGCCGCCGCCAAGCTGGCCAACGCCGACTTCTTCATCCGCCACCTGCCGCAGGGCTACGAGACGGTGCTCTCCGCCGATGGCACCAACCTCTCGCAGGGCCAGCGCCAGCTGCTGGCGATCGCCCGCGCCGCCGTGGCCAACCCGCCGGTGCTCATCCTCGACGAGGCCACCTCGTCGATCGACACCCGCACCGAGGCGCTGATCGAGAAGGGCATGGACAGCTTGATGGAGGGCCGCACGGTGTTCGTGATCGCCCACCGGCTCTCGACGGTGCGCAACTCCAACGCGATCATGGTGCTAGAGCACGGCAGGATCATCGAGCGCGGCAACCACGACGAGCTGATCGCCCAGCGGGGCAAGTACTACCAGCTCTACACCGGCATGTTCGAGCTTTCCTAG
- a CDS encoding class I SAM-dependent methyltransferase, with protein MPQASPRKGADMQPTKELGHRRTLFDAVADEYDEIRPGYPDALVQDIIDMAGLPAGGQIFEIGCGTGQATAPFAQRGYRVDSIDIGPHMVARTAAKFAQNLRVSVSLGSFEDWDAQPGSYDLVMSATAFHWIDPALGYPKAARMLREGGAVAIFANKQPDPYDTPFYIASQEVYRRVVPEWASPEAITPLATQIERDVAAIDATGCFAPVTVRTYPWSVRYTTEQHIKLFNTYSDFRDLPDPTRHALYQGLAELIDTQFGGAITRSYIAVLYLARRA; from the coding sequence ATGCCTCAGGCATCGCCACGCAAAGGAGCGGATATGCAACCGACGAAGGAGCTTGGCCACCGGCGCACGCTGTTCGACGCCGTGGCCGACGAGTACGACGAGATTCGCCCCGGCTATCCCGACGCGCTTGTCCAGGACATCATCGACATGGCCGGGCTGCCCGCTGGCGGCCAGATCTTCGAGATCGGGTGCGGCACCGGGCAGGCCACCGCGCCCTTCGCGCAGCGCGGCTACCGCGTAGACAGCATCGACATCGGCCCGCACATGGTGGCGCGCACGGCGGCGAAGTTCGCGCAGAACCTGCGCGTAAGCGTCAGCCTCGGCTCGTTCGAGGACTGGGATGCCCAGCCTGGCAGCTACGACCTGGTGATGTCCGCCACCGCATTTCACTGGATCGACCCGGCGCTCGGCTACCCCAAGGCGGCGCGCATGCTGCGGGAAGGCGGCGCGGTCGCCATCTTCGCCAACAAGCAGCCCGACCCGTACGATACCCCGTTCTACATCGCCTCGCAGGAAGTCTACCGGCGAGTGGTGCCCGAGTGGGCCAGCCCCGAGGCGATCACGCCGCTTGCGACGCAGATCGAGCGCGATGTGGCCGCCATCGACGCGACCGGCTGCTTCGCGCCCGTGACGGTGCGCACCTACCCATGGAGCGTGCGCTACACGACCGAGCAGCACATCAAGCTGTTCAACACTTACTCCGACTTTCGCGACCTGCCCGACCCCACCCGCCACGCACTCTATCAGGGCCTGGCCGAGCTGATCGACACGCAGTTTGGCGGCGCGATCACGCGCAGCTACATCGCGGTGCTCTACCTCGCGCGGCGGGCGTAG
- a CDS encoding SDR family oxidoreductase, with amino-acid sequence MPTQNILLITGGSRGIGAATARLAAQRGYTICITYLHRPDAAQAVVADIASAGGAAHAFATDMASEADILRLFAQIDELGPLAALVNNAGVLETQMRVDQMSAARLQRIFTTNVIGPFLCAREAVLRMSTRHGGVGGAIVNVSSAASRLGSPNEYVDYAASKGAIDTLTLGLAKEVAGEGIRVNAVRPGVIATDIHASGGEPGRVERVKAGIPMQRGGTADEVARAILWLLSEEASYVTGACMDVAGGR; translated from the coding sequence ATGCCAACACAGAACATCCTGCTGATCACCGGCGGCAGCCGAGGTATTGGCGCGGCAACTGCGCGGCTGGCCGCGCAGCGCGGCTACACAATCTGCATCACCTACCTGCATCGCCCCGACGCGGCCCAGGCTGTGGTGGCCGATATCGCCAGCGCTGGCGGGGCTGCCCACGCCTTCGCCACCGACATGGCCAGCGAGGCCGACATCCTGCGGCTGTTCGCGCAGATCGACGAACTGGGGCCACTGGCCGCATTGGTTAATAACGCGGGCGTGCTGGAGACCCAGATGCGGGTCGACCAGATGTCAGCGGCGCGGCTACAGCGGATCTTCACCACCAACGTGATCGGCCCATTCCTGTGCGCCCGCGAGGCGGTGCTGCGCATGTCCACCCGCCACGGCGGCGTGGGCGGCGCGATCGTGAACGTCTCGTCGGCGGCATCGCGCCTCGGCTCGCCCAACGAGTATGTGGACTACGCCGCGTCGAAGGGGGCCATCGATACGCTCACGCTGGGCCTGGCCAAGGAGGTGGCGGGCGAGGGCATCCGCGTGAACGCGGTGCGCCCCGGCGTGATCGCCACCGACATCCACGCCAGCGGCGGCGAGCCGGGCCGCGTGGAGCGGGTCAAGGCGGGTATCCCCATGCAGCGCGGCGGCACCGCCGATGAGGTGGCGCGCGCCATCCTGTGGCTGCTCTCCGAGGAGGCCTCGTATGTGACCGGGGCTTGCATGGATGTGGCGGGCGGAAGATAA